The Argentina anserina chromosome 3, drPotAnse1.1, whole genome shotgun sequence genome includes a region encoding these proteins:
- the LOC126787654 gene encoding G-type lectin S-receptor-like serine/threonine-protein kinase B120 — protein sequence MEIITGKNPGSVFEIFSVFLIVSCYVPLLCSASSSITQGQTLKDGETLISDGQTFELGFFSPGNSSYRYVGIWYYNLSDPAIVWVANRESPVSDKAGVFTIGSDGNLVVLDGNSTEVWSSNASSVSKNSSAVLRDSGNLVLLTNETTMPHWESFDFPTDTFLPGMRVEVNAKEGENRAFRSWKSANDPAPGDYFSGVDARAAPQLMVWNGSERRWRSGHWNKLIFIGLPEMPTQYSAGFSLTDKADQNGSYYLSYTQWNVSDKLRFRIGWDGYEEQNIWVDDLNQWATLMSQPNKSSGCELYNKCGNFGLCSASDDASCDCMQGFDRKNWGDWSDGCERRTPLKCQRNSTDAEDGEDGFVAVKCTKVPDFADLVVVTGPQISCEQSCLNNCSCTAYADVTGLGCMIWTTELVDLQQFSEGGNTLYIRVAHADLGGSKKLSVLMISLITVAVAIFVAIFIFLVWRFKAKLKVLPATSISWLRIGETPTYDDGKSKEFSTEMSGSLDPTVDGKQVNGPDLPSYSFNSVAAATDHFSLKNKLGNGGFGTVYKGILPGLGEIAVKRLSEVSCQGLEEFKNEINLIAKLQHRNLVRLLGCCIEGEEKMLLYEYMPNKSLDFFLFDPTKQALLNWRKRFMIIEGIARGLLYLHRDSRLRIIHRDLKASNILLDEDMVPKISDFGMARIFGGNQNEANTMRVVGTYGYMAPEYAMEGLFSVKSDVYSFGVLLLEIVSGRRNTSLRTSEHLSLIGYAWNLWNANTAEDLIDPSIAETCNNRSELLRCIHVGLLCVQDSADSRPTMSAVVLMLESETANLPLPREPVFTSIKRYVDTTFSTEEEEETPEVVSVNHVTITVVDGR from the exons ATGGAAATCATCACTGGTAAAAACCCAGGTTCTGTTTTCGAGATTTTCTCTGtctttttaattgtttctTGCTATGTTCCTCTGTTATGCTCTGCGTCGAGTTCGATCACACAGGGCCAGACTCTAAAGGACGGCGAGACTTTGATATCTGATGGCCAAACCTTCGAGCTTGGCTTCTTCAGTCCGGGGAACTCTTCGTACCGGTACGTCGGTATTTGGTACTACAACCTTTCAGACCCGGCAATCGTTTGGGTCGCAAACAGAGAGAGCCCTGTTTCGGATAAAGCTGGAGTCTTCACAATCGGAAGCGATGGAAATCTGGTTGTTCTAGACGGAAACAGCACTGAAGTCTGGTCTAGCAATGCTTCATCGGTATCTAAGAACTCATCTGCAGTCCTGAGAGATTCAGGAAACCTTGTGCTTTTGACAAATGAAACTACTATGCCTCATTGGGAGAGTTTTGATTTTCCTACGGATACGTTTTTGCCCGGAATGAGAGTGGAGGTGAACGCTAAAGAGGGAGAGAATCGTGCTTTCAGGTCCTGGAAATCAGCCAATGATCCAGCTCCAGGTGACTATTTCTCAGGGGTTGATGCTAGAGCAGCACCACAGCTTATGGTATGGAATGGTTCTGAAAGAAGATGGAGAAGTGGGCACTGGAACAAGTTGATATTTATTGGTCTTCCTGAGATGCCAACACAATACTCTGCTGGTTTCAGTCTTACAGATAAGGCAGACCAAAATGGGAGCTACTACTTATCCTATACACAATGGAATGTCTCTGATAAGTTGAGGTTTCGCATTGGGTGGGATGGTTATGAAGAGCAGAATATTTGGGTGGATGATTTAAACCAGTGGGCTACACTTATGTCCCAACCGAACAAGAGCAGCGGGTGTGAGCTTTACAACAAGTGTGGGAACTTCGGGCTTTGTAGTGCCTCGGATGATGCTAGTTGTGATTGTATGCAAGGATTTGATAGAAAGAATTGGGGGGATTGGTCAGATGGGTGTGAAAGGAGGACACCATTGAAGTGTCAGCGAAATAGTACTGATGCTGAAGATGGTGAGGATGGTTTTGTGGCCGTGAAGTGTACAAAGGTGCCGGATTTCGCAGACTTGGTGGTGGTGACAGGTCCACAGATCAGCTGTGAGCAATCTTGTTTGAACAATTGTTCATGTACTGCTTATGCAGATGTTACTGGACTTGGCTGTATGATTTGGACAACCGAGTTGGTTGATCTGCAACAGTTTTCGGAGGGGGGAAACACATTGTATATTCGTGTTGCTCATGCCGATTTAG GTGGCAGCAAAAAACTATCCGTCCTTATGATATCACTAATTACTGTAGCGGTAGCAATTTTCGTTGCCATCTTCATATTTCTAGTATGGAGGTTCAAAGCAAAACTTAAAG TGTTGCCTGCCACTTCAATTTCATGGCTAAGAATCGGTGAAACACCAACGTACGATGATGGCAAGAGCAAAGAATTCTCAACAGAAATGTCAGGATCACTAGACCCTACTGTAGACGGGAAACAAGTAAATGGACCGGATTTGCCATCTTATAGTTTCAACAGTGTGGCAGCTGCTACAGACCACTTTTCTCTTAAAAATAAGCTTGGGAATGGCGGATTTGGTACTGTCTACAAG GGAATCCTTCCAGGACTAGGAGAAATAGCTGTTAAGAGACTTTCAGAAGTATCTTGCCAAGGGTTGGAGGAGTTTAAGAATGAGATAAATCTGATTGCTAAACTGCAGCACAGAAATCTTGTAAGGCTATTAGGCTGTTGCattgaaggagaagaaaagatGCTGCTATATGAATACATGCCAAACAAAAGCTtggatttctttcttttcg ATCCAACAAAGCAAGCACTACTGAATTGGAGAAAGCGCTTCATGATTATTGAAGGCATTGCACGAGGGCTTCTGTATCTCCACAGAGATTCTAGACTTCGAATTATACATCGAGACTTGAAAGCTAGCAACATTTTATTAGATGAAGATATGGTTCCCAAAATTTCTGACTTTGGTATGGCAAGAATATTTGGGGGAAACCAAAATGAAGCGAACACAATGAGAGTTGTTGGCACATA TGGTTATATGGCACCTGAGTATGCAATGGAAGGCCTATTTTCAGTGAAGTCGGATGTCTATAGTTTTGGCGTATTGCTGCTAGAGATTGTGAGTGGCCGGAGGAACACTAGCCTACGGACCTCAGAACATTTGAGCCTTATTGGATAT GCATGGAATCTCTGGAATGCAAATACAGCAGAGGATCTCATTGATCCTTCCATTGCGGAAACTTGTAACAATCGATCTGAATTGTTGAGATGCATACATGTTGGATTGTTGTGTGTGCAAGATTCCGCAGATTCGAGACCAACCATGTCAGCCGTAGTGTTAATGCTGGAGAGTGAGACTGCAAATCTTCCATTGCCAAGAGAACCCGTGTTTACTTCAATTAAGAGATACGTGGATACAACCTTTagtacagaagaagaagaagaaactccTGAGGTAGTATCTGTAAACCATGTCACTATTACAGTGGTAGATGGAAGGTGA